A window of the Cystobacter fuscus genome harbors these coding sequences:
- a CDS encoding pentapeptide repeat-containing protein — protein sequence MGPELADKLKQHAMWVESRGERGERLTLEDAELPGCTFQAQELTEAELPGACFDGGDLSEARLYGANLASASFVHANLAGSQLTKANLDYATLRRADLRNANALRASFYEAQLQGADLSGAQLSGAYLVNANLESANLKGAQLDGATLHGANLTGVDLRGVSGLSSIQVSWIIQGSEHTRIEGEALLTWLKAAAGA from the coding sequence ATGGGACCAGAGCTGGCCGACAAATTGAAGCAACATGCCATGTGGGTCGAGTCCAGAGGTGAGCGAGGCGAGCGACTCACGCTTGAGGATGCCGAACTGCCCGGGTGTACGTTCCAAGCCCAGGAGTTGACCGAGGCGGAACTGCCGGGTGCTTGCTTTGACGGAGGTGATTTGAGCGAAGCGAGACTTTACGGAGCCAACCTTGCCTCGGCCTCGTTTGTTCATGCCAACCTCGCTGGCAGCCAGTTGACCAAGGCCAATCTGGATTATGCCACGCTGAGGAGAGCTGATCTGCGAAATGCCAACGCCTTACGTGCGAGCTTCTATGAGGCACAACTTCAAGGCGCGGATCTCTCCGGGGCGCAACTCAGTGGGGCCTATCTCGTGAACGCCAACCTGGAATCCGCCAATCTGAAGGGTGCCCAGTTGGATGGAGCAACCCTCCATGGAGCCAATCTCACGGGGGTGGATCTACGAGGTGTTTCGGGCCTCTCTTCCATCCAAGTGTCCTGGATCATTCAAGGCTCTGAACACACCCGGATTGAAGGGGAAGCCCTCCTCACATGGTTGAAAGCCGCGGCAGGCGCATAG
- a CDS encoding ISL3 family transposase, protein MAGPRLREVLGRVLRIQGLSVQGARLEAKGVVVEVRPRQRKPRCGVCGRPAPGYDASPGRLWRHLALGQTIFWLHYAPRRVHCREHGVRVERVAWAAHDSSFTRAFEELVAWQAQRLDKSSICRLLGINWRTVGTIIERIVEERLSPGRLEGLQIIGVDELGWKAGHKYVSLVVDHLRSRVVWVGEGKNEETLDAFFDELGEERTKELTHATMDLSAAFSKAVGNRAPHVRKVFDRFHVQKLANEALDTVRRQEVREQAGSQEGKALKQSRWALLKNPWNLTVRQGEKLSELKKTNQTLYRAYLLKESLARGMDYVQPKRASEHLDKWCQWASHSRLAPFAKLAKTVQRHKDGILAYVETGLSNGVVEGINNKIRALSRRAYGFRNPKAFRAMILLCCGGMEFTPPLPVAA, encoded by the coding sequence GTGGCGGGGCCAAGGCTGCGAGAGGTGCTGGGGCGGGTGTTGCGCATCCAGGGGCTGAGTGTGCAAGGGGCCCGGCTGGAGGCCAAGGGAGTGGTGGTGGAGGTGCGCCCGCGCCAGCGCAAGCCTCGCTGCGGAGTGTGCGGCCGGCCCGCCCCCGGCTACGACGCGAGCCCTGGGCGGTTGTGGCGGCACCTGGCGCTGGGACAAACCATCTTCTGGCTGCATTACGCCCCGCGCCGTGTGCACTGCCGCGAGCATGGGGTGAGAGTGGAGAGGGTGGCCTGGGCGGCGCACGACTCGAGCTTCACGCGGGCCTTCGAGGAGCTGGTGGCCTGGCAGGCGCAACGCCTGGACAAGTCCTCCATCTGCCGGCTGCTGGGCATCAACTGGCGCACGGTGGGCACCATCATCGAGCGCATTGTCGAGGAGCGCCTGTCGCCAGGCCGCCTGGAGGGGTTGCAAATCATTGGAGTGGACGAGCTGGGCTGGAAAGCCGGGCACAAGTACGTGAGCCTGGTGGTGGACCACCTGCGCTCGCGAGTCGTCTGGGTGGGAGAGGGGAAGAACGAAGAGACCCTGGACGCCTTCTTCGACGAGCTGGGAGAGGAGAGGACGAAGGAGTTGACGCACGCGACGATGGACCTGTCGGCGGCCTTCAGCAAGGCGGTGGGCAACCGTGCCCCACATGTGCGCAAGGTGTTCGACCGGTTCCACGTGCAGAAGCTGGCGAACGAAGCGCTGGATACGGTGCGCCGGCAAGAGGTGCGCGAGCAGGCGGGGAGCCAGGAGGGAAAGGCGCTCAAACAGAGCCGCTGGGCGTTGCTGAAGAATCCGTGGAACCTGACGGTGCGCCAGGGAGAGAAGCTCAGCGAGTTGAAGAAGACGAACCAGACGCTCTACCGGGCCTATCTGCTCAAGGAAAGCCTGGCACGGGGCATGGACTACGTGCAGCCCAAGCGAGCCTCGGAGCACCTGGACAAGTGGTGTCAATGGGCCAGCCACTCCAGGCTCGCCCCCTTCGCGAAGCTGGCGAAGACAGTCCAGCGGCACAAGGACGGCATTCTCGCCTACGTGGAGACGGGACTGAGCAACGGAGTGGTGGAGGGAATCAACAACAAGATTCGAGCCCTCAGCCGCCGCGCCTATGGCTTCCGCAATCCCAAGGCATTCAGGGCGATGATACTGCTGTGCTGCGGGGGCATGGAGTTCACTCCGCCGTTGCCAGTAGCGGCATAG